The Legionella sp. PATHC032 genome has a window encoding:
- the tpiA gene encoding triose-phosphate isomerase, translated as MRQKIVAGNWKMNGQIQQVTELVSQIDELISFDCAAQVVVMPPSIYIPKVKECLSKGKIIVGAQNVYPKDYGAFTGELSAPMLKDFDCRYVLVGHSERRQFFHEDENFVAQKFHHVKDHGMIPVLCVGETLSERENGITEQVIAQQLLAVGTKGKDCFRNCVVAYEPVWAIGTGKTATPEQAQKVHQFIRELVREINDSDAKHLTLIYGGSVNENNAKALFSMPDIDGGLVGGASLNAKQFVEIVKCIN; from the coding sequence GTGAGACAAAAGATAGTTGCTGGTAACTGGAAAATGAATGGCCAGATTCAACAGGTGACTGAACTGGTTTCGCAAATTGATGAATTAATAAGCTTTGATTGCGCAGCACAGGTTGTTGTAATGCCACCCAGCATTTATATACCCAAGGTGAAAGAGTGCTTAAGCAAGGGGAAAATTATAGTAGGCGCACAAAATGTCTATCCGAAAGATTATGGAGCTTTCACCGGTGAGCTGTCAGCCCCCATGCTTAAAGATTTTGATTGCCGATATGTTCTGGTGGGACACTCTGAGCGCAGGCAATTTTTTCACGAAGATGAAAATTTTGTGGCGCAAAAATTCCACCATGTCAAAGATCATGGTATGATACCTGTTCTTTGTGTTGGTGAAACTCTTTCTGAAAGAGAGAATGGGATAACAGAGCAGGTTATTGCTCAACAGTTGCTTGCAGTGGGTACAAAAGGGAAAGATTGTTTTCGTAATTGCGTAGTGGCTTATGAGCCTGTATGGGCAATAGGAACAGGAAAAACTGCAACACCTGAACAGGCACAAAAAGTACACCAGTTTATTAGAGAACTGGTTAGAGAAATAAATGATAGTGATGCTAAACACTTGACGCTCATATATGGTGGTAGTGTTAATGAAAATAATGCAAAAGCATTGTTTTCCATGCCAGATATTGATGGAGGGTTAGTGGGTGGAGCATCGTTGAATGCAAAACAATTTGTGGAAATTGTGAAATGTATCAATTGA
- a CDS encoding interaptin, translated as MNEIIRHLMNEISTLAPPINPLNLKQIFSSTVLPEGKAPIEIESQLSLLLLIKKCVDEYSSLAEEQEEYKRKKQKLVEVMKKGEELQKKISDLAKKIELAKSELNPLYKEIESKANEVLSKQNPLAPPYKFPEYGEVQKSIVVGHYSYLFKNGKEIDTKCAKLKLVLLKNKWNALMTDLSQLGIQPPAEEDAVDSLQKFIATVELEIKKLTRACEKWDELQKRFAKQLSATDINKKETELEKQIELLVKDLSRIETAVTNYSLVPDLKAELIKKFQESEDTQGLIQEYQNQIDGILSNFNPSSWISWYSDTNYSENQQKLKDSVSFLQLLAQQKELKIKHHELVKQTELLVQAVPEIRLNAEDISIYKKLVPDAIDLINEIPIESIPNFVLPSGLSYDSSPADFYLVLLILMPKVSEKKEQYSQALEKLQEMPALGKQICQLRSEYELPATMDEQLPSLREAEEHRDSLNTDEPLKEELKSQIKLCQSYLETAKQIDLLMKEHGQTTNEAKALIEQLRLLSNQPLKYEDINSVKEDLSTLANQIQSLVSELNQLPLPNLTDERIDPPLEKQEVELIHFTQVVQRKTDSPLEKQQLDKEQETPVVLESTRPHQVIHQESESTAEKRRLDNEQEIMVVLESTPIHQVTHQESESTVEKRPVVNRHEIPVVMESTRPPQIIHKESESAGKKQLVEVEQEMPAVLELPLSSPMVEKDSGSTVEKQQINNGQEIPIVLESKSTPKVMRDTASIVEKQPVTERQEKSIVLESSRPSPMVQKDTGLSGKKQHKEMEQEIPVIPESIVPTQVVQQGSESSVGQQIPNGQETLIVVKSTQSTHVVKKQEIKKEQEKQVDLKSITSKPLRPSTPEVPVTPRKPIGLSLFNGHDELSEDNILSFFDEAGNQISIPSEEDSEAFAIDRGKLNSLVIDTSCKEKPVSSDHESDKLSNPQYQESAPNIITSPPFSILLKQKLDSFHLQNMEYIKHLPKEIQLWYKSLYEAVQSSSVNETFSFKALHLLKDILFELKNQSDLSVLLAYKRLCPNPRQDIQNILILKPALPILDEPIDEEQQLKSWPEELQKFHQQYIKLKTDHPLEAELFIQATHSIITIKHLMEQPDSKTSNRETIPLITQDPRYEPLKRHRGFMRAWEYVEDFFRMLIGKLIGQEEYEYSKRPCFFKTRSHRLLEEVDTMIHSMTPTSS; from the coding sequence ATGAACGAAATCATACGGCATTTAATGAATGAAATCTCGACCTTGGCTCCACCAATTAACCCCTTAAATTTAAAGCAAATATTCAGTTCAACCGTGCTGCCAGAAGGCAAAGCTCCCATCGAAATAGAATCCCAATTAAGTCTTTTATTATTAATTAAAAAATGCGTTGATGAATATTCCAGTCTAGCTGAAGAACAGGAAGAGTATAAAAGGAAAAAACAAAAACTTGTTGAGGTCATGAAAAAAGGAGAAGAACTGCAAAAAAAAATTTCTGATTTAGCTAAAAAAATTGAACTCGCAAAAAGTGAATTAAATCCTTTATACAAAGAAATTGAATCTAAAGCGAATGAAGTACTGTCCAAACAAAATCCATTAGCACCTCCTTATAAATTTCCTGAATACGGAGAGGTTCAAAAATCAATCGTGGTCGGGCACTACAGTTATCTCTTCAAAAACGGCAAGGAAATAGATACTAAATGCGCCAAATTAAAGCTGGTTTTGCTTAAAAACAAATGGAATGCCTTAATGACAGATTTATCTCAGTTGGGCATCCAACCCCCTGCAGAAGAAGATGCTGTTGATAGTTTACAAAAATTTATAGCTACAGTTGAATTGGAAATTAAAAAATTAACTCGCGCTTGCGAAAAATGGGATGAATTGCAAAAGCGATTCGCCAAGCAATTATCTGCAACTGATATTAATAAAAAAGAGACTGAGTTAGAAAAACAAATTGAACTATTGGTTAAAGACCTAAGCCGTATTGAAACTGCAGTGACTAACTACTCCCTGGTACCTGATTTAAAAGCAGAGTTAATCAAGAAGTTCCAAGAAAGTGAAGACACTCAAGGATTGATACAGGAATACCAAAATCAGATTGATGGAATATTATCTAATTTTAACCCATCTTCATGGATTTCATGGTATTCGGACACTAATTATTCTGAAAACCAACAAAAACTTAAGGATTCCGTTAGTTTCCTGCAATTATTAGCTCAACAAAAAGAATTAAAAATTAAACATCATGAACTTGTCAAACAGACGGAATTGTTGGTTCAAGCTGTGCCGGAAATCCGTTTAAATGCAGAGGATATATCTATTTACAAGAAGTTAGTTCCCGATGCCATTGATCTGATAAATGAAATTCCAATAGAAAGTATACCCAATTTTGTTTTACCGAGTGGACTTTCTTATGACTCTTCGCCTGCTGATTTTTATTTGGTTCTTCTCATTCTCATGCCAAAGGTCTCGGAAAAAAAGGAACAATATTCACAAGCGTTGGAAAAACTTCAAGAAATGCCTGCTCTTGGCAAACAAATATGCCAATTAAGGAGTGAATATGAATTACCTGCAACGATGGATGAACAACTTCCAAGTTTGCGAGAAGCGGAAGAACATAGGGATTCCTTGAATACAGATGAACCTCTTAAAGAAGAGTTAAAAAGCCAAATTAAACTATGCCAATCTTATCTTGAAACAGCCAAGCAAATTGATCTGCTTATGAAAGAGCATGGACAAACAACCAATGAAGCAAAAGCACTGATTGAGCAATTGCGTTTACTTTCAAATCAACCACTAAAGTACGAAGACATAAACTCTGTTAAAGAAGATTTATCTACTCTTGCAAATCAAATCCAGTCCCTTGTGTCTGAATTAAATCAATTACCTTTACCTAATCTGACTGATGAAAGAATTGATCCTCCATTGGAAAAACAAGAAGTGGAATTGATACACTTTACACAAGTAGTTCAGAGAAAAACTGATTCTCCCCTAGAAAAGCAGCAGCTGGACAAAGAACAGGAAACACCGGTTGTTCTGGAATCAACACGCCCACATCAAGTGATTCACCAAGAATCTGAATCTACCGCCGAAAAACGACGGCTAGACAATGAACAAGAAATAATGGTTGTTCTGGAATCAACACCCATCCATCAAGTGACTCACCAAGAATCTGAATCTACCGTCGAAAAACGGCCAGTAGTCAATAGACACGAAATACCAGTAGTTATGGAATCAACACGTCCTCCTCAAATAATTCATAAAGAGTCTGAATCTGCTGGTAAGAAGCAGCTTGTAGAAGTAGAGCAGGAGATGCCTGCCGTACTGGAATTACCCCTCTCCTCTCCTATGGTTGAAAAGGATTCCGGATCTACTGTAGAAAAGCAACAAATAAACAATGGACAGGAAATACCAATCGTTCTGGAGTCAAAATCCACCCCAAAGGTTATGAGAGACACTGCGTCTATTGTGGAAAAACAACCAGTAACTGAAAGACAAGAAAAATCTATCGTCCTTGAATCATCACGACCTTCTCCTATGGTTCAGAAAGACACTGGGCTTTCTGGTAAAAAGCAGCATAAAGAGATGGAACAAGAAATACCTGTTATCCCTGAATCGATAGTCCCAACCCAAGTGGTTCAACAAGGCTCAGAGTCTAGTGTAGGACAACAAATACCCAATGGGCAAGAAACACTGATTGTTGTCAAATCAACACAATCGACTCATGTGGTTAAAAAGCAGGAAATAAAGAAAGAGCAAGAAAAACAAGTTGACCTGAAATCAATAACATCTAAACCATTGAGACCATCAACTCCTGAGGTTCCAGTAACACCCAGGAAACCAATTGGCCTGTCATTATTTAATGGTCATGATGAATTATCAGAAGATAATATTTTATCCTTTTTTGATGAGGCTGGTAATCAAATTAGCATCCCATCTGAAGAAGACTCTGAGGCGTTTGCCATCGACAGAGGAAAATTAAATTCCCTGGTAATTGATACATCATGCAAAGAAAAGCCGGTTTCTTCAGACCATGAGTCAGACAAGTTATCAAATCCTCAATACCAGGAATCTGCTCCCAATATCATCACTTCGCCACCATTTTCTATCCTGCTTAAGCAAAAATTAGATTCATTTCATTTACAAAACATGGAATATATAAAACATCTTCCAAAGGAAATTCAGCTATGGTATAAGAGTTTATATGAAGCAGTGCAAAGCTCTTCTGTAAATGAGACCTTTAGTTTTAAGGCACTTCATCTTTTGAAAGACATCTTGTTTGAATTAAAAAATCAAAGCGATTTATCTGTATTACTGGCTTACAAGCGTCTTTGTCCAAACCCAAGGCAAGACATACAAAATATTCTCATCTTAAAACCCGCCCTGCCTATCCTTGATGAACCCATTGATGAAGAACAACAGTTAAAGAGTTGGCCTGAAGAATTACAAAAATTTCATCAGCAGTATATAAAATTAAAAACAGATCATCCCTTGGAAGCTGAATTATTTATTCAGGCAACCCATTCAATTATTACAATTAAACATTTGATGGAACAGCCTGATTCAAAAACTTCAAACCGGGAAACCATACCCCTCATTACTCAAGATCCACGATATGAGCCTTTAAAACGACACAGAGGATTTATGAGAGCATGGGAATATGTAGAGGATTTTTTCCGAATGCTAATCGGCAAGTTAATAGGACAAGAAGAATATGAATATTCAAAAAGGCCTTGTTTTTTCAAAACAAGATCTCACCGATTACTTGAAGAAGTGGACACAATGATCCATTCCATGACTCCAACAAGTAGTTAA